The Nitrospinaceae bacterium genome includes the window CGAGGATCATCGTTGGATGGCCGAGGCGCTGGGGCTTGCCGAGGAGGCCGAGAAGGCGGGCGATGTGCCCGTGGGCGCGCTTATTGTGCGCGATGGCGTGGTGCTCGGCCGAGGCTACAATCGGCGCGAGGCCGCCTGCGACCCGACGGCGCATGCTGAAATTCTCGCACTCCGGGAGGCTGCCAATTACGACGGCATCTGGCGCCTCGATGGTGCGACGATGTATGTCACCCTGGAGCCGTGCCCGATGTGTGCGGGGGCATTGGTAAACTCGCGTATTGCCCGGCTTGTGTTTGGCGCCGTTGATTCCAAGGGCGGGGCCTGCGGTTCGCTGTTCGACATTCCCTCGGACCCGCGGGTGAACCACAGGATTCCCATCACGAGGGGTGTTCTCGCAGACGAGAGCGCTACCTTGCTACGCGCTTTTTTTGGAGAGCGGCGTCGCATCGCCCGCGAGGCGCGCGAGGCGCAGCGCTAGTTCAACCATACTTCATCCGGCTCCCGCAGGAGCCGCTTGCCACGGAGAGGTGGCCGAGCCTGGCTTAAGGCGGCAGACTCGAAATCTGTTGTGCGGGCAACCGTACCGGGGGTTCGAATCC containing:
- the tadA gene encoding tRNA adenosine(34) deaminase TadA, which encodes MFVPSCGAKERDLEIHSLDQAREDHRWMAEALGLAEEAEKAGDVPVGALIVRDGVVLGRGYNRREAACDPTAHAEILALREAANYDGIWRLDGATMYVTLEPCPMCAGALVNSRIARLVFGAVDSKGGACGSLFDIPSDPRVNHRIPITRGVLADESATLLRAFFGERRRIAREAREAQR